One segment of Coffea arabica cultivar ET-39 chromosome 7c, Coffea Arabica ET-39 HiFi, whole genome shotgun sequence DNA contains the following:
- the LOC140010490 gene encoding THO complex subunit 4D-like produces the protein MASLDMSLDDMIKNRRNNERGRGQGRARRGRGTGGSFRGGRTTGAPRRGPLGVNTRPSAYTIAKSFRRTKNLPWQSGLFEESLKAAGLSGLDNGTKLYVSNLDVGVTNEDIRELFSEIGELIRYAIHYDKTGRPSGSAEVLFARRSDAFQALKRYNNVQLDGKPMKIEIVGTNAEVPVSARVNVVGGSNGRRRTVVVTPGPGRTRGPTAVTRGAGQRGRGGMRGGRGRGGGRGRGRGRGGGSGGGGGGGGGGGGGGRGIKKALDKSADQLDKELDEYHAMQS, from the exons ATGGCTTCTTTGGATATGTCACTGGATGATATGATAAAGAACAGGCGTAATAATGAGAGAGGCAGAGGGCAAGGTAGGGCCCGTCGTGGTAGAGGAACAGGAGGGTCTTTTAGAGGTGGAAGGACAACTGGGGCTCCTCGCAGGGGCCCACTTGGTGTAAATACTCGGCCATCAGCTTACACTATTGCCAAG TCCTTCCGCAGAACCAAGAATCTGCCATGGCAGAGTGGTTTGTTTGAAGAAAGTCTCAAAGCTGCAGGTTTGTCGGGTTTGGACAATGGCACGAAGTTATATGTTTCTAATTTGGATGTTGGAGTGACCAATGAAGATATAAGG GAACTCTTCTCTGAGATTGGAGAATTGATACGATATGCAATTCATTATGACAAAACTGGTCGTCCAAGT GGTTCAGCTGAAGTCCTGTTTGCTCGAAGGAGTGATGCATTTCAGGCACTTAAGAGATACAACAATGTGCAATTGGATGGCAAGCCTATGAAGATTGAAATAGTTGGTACCAATGCTGAGGTTCCTGTCTCTGCTCGTGTAAATGTGGTTGGAGGGTCCAATGGGAGGCGGCGGACAGTTGTTGTGAC GCCAGGACCTGGACGCACTAGAGGCCCCACTGCTGTTACTCGTGGTGCAGG GCAAAGGGGTCGTGGCGGTATGAGGGGTGGCCGTGGCCGTGGTGGTGGGCGTGGGCGTGGACGAGGTCGTGGCGGCGGCAGCGGtggtggtggcggtggtggtggtggtggtggtggtgggggcCGTGGGATAAAGAAAGCTCTGGACAAATCAGCTGATCAACTTGACAAAGAGCTGGATGAGTATCATGCCATGCAATCTTAA